One Halobacterium sp. DL1 DNA window includes the following coding sequences:
- a CDS encoding 7-cyano-7-deazaguanine tRNA-ribosyltransferase (replaces guanine with 7-cyano-7-deazaguanine at position 15 in the dihydrouridine loop of archaeal tRNAs), with protein MRAVFEVGAQDGAGRIGELEIPRAGVTVETPTLMPVVNPNLITVEPSRFPDFGAEMLITNSYIVKNDPELNERALDEGLHEMLGFDGAIMTDSGSFQLAEYGEIDTHTEEILQFQYDIGSDVGTPVDIPTPPDADREQAETELATTQERLELAATVDVGDMLVNAPVQGSTYPELREEAGRHAYGTGLDLFPVGAVVPLMNQYRYDDMTEAVLAAKRGLGRDAPVHLFGAGHPMMFALAAALGCDLFDSAAYAIYARDDRYLTVDGTEHLDDLHYFPCDCPVCADHTPPEVQGMSAVDREQLLAEHNLYVSFGEIRRVKQAIKSGNLMELVESRAHAHPDSLDGYRALLDHADQLEASDPASKDAFRYTSADSARRPEVLRHHRRLERLDVSGDVLLTEGSGSNRFDEWWNVDPPFGPYPRALSTTYPLTAETPDRMDRAGFEAAAEGVRRLAEANPKASFTLGHRGWPDSALALVPERVELVDISPEGE; from the coding sequence ATGAGAGCGGTATTCGAGGTCGGCGCCCAGGACGGCGCCGGCCGCATCGGCGAACTCGAGATTCCGCGGGCCGGCGTGACCGTGGAGACGCCGACGCTGATGCCCGTCGTCAACCCGAACCTGATCACCGTCGAGCCCTCGCGGTTCCCCGACTTCGGCGCGGAGATGCTCATCACGAACTCCTACATCGTGAAGAACGACCCCGAGCTGAACGAGCGCGCGCTCGACGAGGGGCTCCACGAGATGCTGGGCTTCGACGGCGCCATCATGACTGACTCCGGGAGCTTCCAGCTCGCGGAGTACGGCGAGATAGACACTCACACCGAGGAGATTCTCCAGTTCCAGTACGACATCGGGAGCGACGTCGGGACGCCCGTCGACATCCCGACGCCGCCGGACGCCGACCGCGAGCAGGCCGAGACGGAACTCGCCACCACGCAGGAGCGCCTCGAACTCGCGGCGACCGTCGACGTCGGCGATATGCTCGTCAACGCGCCCGTCCAGGGGTCGACGTACCCGGAACTCCGTGAGGAGGCCGGCCGACACGCCTACGGCACCGGCCTCGACCTGTTCCCGGTCGGCGCGGTCGTGCCGCTGATGAACCAGTACCGCTACGACGACATGACCGAGGCCGTCCTCGCGGCGAAACGCGGCCTCGGCCGGGACGCGCCCGTCCACCTGTTCGGCGCCGGTCACCCGATGATGTTCGCGCTCGCCGCCGCGCTGGGCTGTGACCTCTTCGACTCCGCGGCGTACGCCATCTACGCCCGCGACGACCGCTACCTCACGGTGGACGGCACGGAGCACCTCGACGATCTCCACTACTTCCCCTGTGACTGCCCGGTCTGCGCCGACCACACGCCCCCGGAGGTCCAGGGGATGAGCGCCGTCGACCGAGAGCAGTTGCTCGCCGAGCACAACCTCTACGTCTCCTTCGGGGAGATCCGCCGCGTCAAGCAGGCCATCAAGTCCGGGAACCTCATGGAACTCGTCGAATCCCGCGCGCACGCCCACCCCGACTCCCTCGACGGCTACCGCGCGCTCCTCGACCACGCCGACCAGCTGGAGGCCTCGGACCCCGCGAGCAAGGACGCCTTCCGGTACACCTCCGCGGACAGCGCGCGCCGCCCAGAGGTGCTGCGCCACCACCGCCGCCTCGAACGCCTCGACGTCTCCGGCGACGTCCTCCTCACGGAGGGCTCGGGCAGCAACCGCTTCGACGAGTGGTGGAACGTCGACCCGCCGTTCGGCCCGTACCCCCGCGCGCTGTCGACGACCTACCCCCTGACCGCGGAGACGCCCGACCGGATGGACCGCGCCGGCTTCGAGGCCGCCGCCGAGGGCGTCCGCCGACTCGCCGAGGCGAACCCGAAGGCGTCGTTCACGCTCGGCCACCGCGGCTGGCCCGACTCGGCGCTCGCGCTGGTTCCAGAACGCGTCGAACTGGTGGACATCTCACCGGAAGGCGAGTAG
- a CDS encoding inosine-5'-monophosphate dehydrogenase: MQVADAMTKRVVTVDAEVSLHDAADLMLSECVGSVVVTRDGNPAGILTESDFVVAGHEYDRPFSEIPVYAAASSPLVTIQPTATLRSAAAKMTEERIKRLPVSEGIDLVGIVTATDLLAAQADLDAETRRYLREREEWTVD; encoded by the coding sequence ATGCAGGTCGCCGATGCGATGACCAAACGGGTCGTGACGGTGGACGCGGAGGTCTCCCTGCACGACGCCGCGGACCTGATGCTCTCGGAGTGCGTTGGCAGCGTCGTCGTCACGCGCGATGGGAACCCGGCGGGCATCCTCACCGAGTCGGACTTCGTCGTCGCGGGCCACGAGTACGACCGCCCGTTCAGCGAGATTCCGGTGTACGCCGCGGCGTCCAGTCCGCTCGTCACCATCCAGCCGACCGCCACCTTGCGGTCGGCCGCGGCGAAGATGACCGAAGAGCGCATCAAGCGCCTCCCGGTGTCCGAGGGCATCGACCTCGTCGGCATCGTCACCGCGACCGACCTCCTGGCCGCCCAGGCCGACCTCGACGCCGAGACCCGGCGCTACCTTCGCGAGCGCGAGGAGTGGACGGTCGACTAA
- a CDS encoding phosphoribosylformylglycinamidine synthase gives MTAYTATVTVRLKRGVLDPEAETTQRALERLGFELADLRSTDRFEIDLDVADEETAADRAGEMAERLLANPTIHDYDVAVEERE, from the coding sequence ATGACCGCGTACACCGCGACGGTGACGGTCCGGCTGAAGCGTGGCGTCCTCGACCCGGAGGCCGAGACCACGCAGCGCGCGCTCGAACGCCTGGGCTTCGAACTCGCGGACCTGCGCTCGACGGACCGCTTCGAGATCGACCTCGACGTCGCCGACGAGGAGACGGCCGCCGACCGCGCGGGCGAGATGGCCGAGCGCCTGCTCGCGAACCCGACCATCCACGACTACGACGTGGCCGTCGAGGAACGCGAATGA
- a CDS encoding formyltetrahydrofolate deformylase, producing the protein MPTPNGSPEVAPLRTDLTEITVVGADRTGIVAGVTGLLFERGVNIEDIEQTVRDGVFRMTLHCDTDPVESREALRDELAETGDDLDVDIRTRFPDERDEGIAVLVTKEDHCLRALCEADLSADVRVVIGNHSGLESVAEEYGVPFHDVGDGSGVPDEDRLLELLDEYDVDVVVLARYMRILSPDVVFRYPGRIINVHPSLLPAFPGAQAYRQAVEAGVRVAGVTAHYVTTDLDQGPILTQRAFDLPPDASVEDVKARGQPLEADALVTAVRAHLAGDVTVQRGSVQVTGDHQFGMPDAASEANPERPLDVEPVDD; encoded by the coding sequence ATGCCGACACCGAACGGCAGTCCGGAGGTGGCGCCGCTGCGAACCGACCTGACCGAGATAACGGTCGTCGGAGCCGACCGCACGGGTATCGTCGCCGGAGTCACCGGACTGCTGTTCGAGCGCGGAGTGAACATCGAGGACATCGAGCAGACCGTCCGGGACGGCGTGTTCCGGATGACACTCCACTGCGACACCGACCCAGTCGAGAGTCGCGAGGCGCTCCGCGACGAACTCGCCGAGACCGGCGACGACCTCGACGTCGACATCCGCACGCGGTTCCCCGACGAGCGCGACGAGGGTATCGCGGTGCTCGTCACGAAGGAGGACCACTGCCTGCGCGCGCTCTGCGAGGCCGACCTCTCCGCGGACGTACGGGTCGTGATCGGGAACCACTCCGGTCTCGAATCGGTCGCCGAGGAGTACGGCGTGCCGTTCCACGACGTCGGCGACGGGTCCGGCGTCCCCGACGAGGACCGCCTGCTCGAACTCCTCGACGAGTACGACGTCGACGTCGTCGTGCTCGCGCGCTACATGCGCATCCTCAGCCCGGACGTCGTGTTCCGCTACCCCGGGCGCATCATCAACGTCCACCCGAGTCTGCTGCCCGCGTTCCCCGGCGCGCAGGCCTACCGGCAAGCCGTCGAGGCGGGCGTCCGCGTCGCGGGCGTCACGGCCCACTACGTCACCACCGACCTCGACCAGGGCCCCATCCTCACCCAGCGCGCCTTCGACCTCCCGCCGGACGCGAGCGTCGAGGACGTGAAGGCACGCGGCCAGCCACTGGAGGCCGACGCGCTCGTGACCGCCGTCCGCGCGCACCTCGCCGGCGACGTGACTGTCCAGCGTGGCTCCGTCCAGGTGACCGGCGACCACCAGTTCGGGATGCCCGACGCCGCCTCGGAGGCCAATCCCGAACGGCCACTCGACGTCGAACCCGTCGACGACTGA
- a CDS encoding Lrp/AsnC family transcription regulator: MSTAELDAVDRGILHHLQEDARNLTPVDIARELPVSEGTVRNRIKRMEEAGVIRGYVPHLDYEAAGFPLKVAFTCTAPVSDQELLAEAALDTHRVVNVQEMVSSRGNVRVVGVAADLGELMELAEDLIEAGLEIEEQTLMRHEHVQPFNHFGENAAEQN, from the coding sequence ATGAGTACAGCGGAACTGGACGCGGTCGACCGCGGAATCCTCCACCACTTGCAGGAAGACGCGCGGAACCTGACGCCCGTCGACATCGCGAGGGAACTCCCCGTCTCTGAGGGGACGGTCCGCAACCGAATCAAGCGCATGGAGGAAGCCGGCGTCATCCGAGGGTACGTCCCGCACCTCGACTACGAGGCGGCGGGGTTCCCGCTGAAGGTCGCGTTCACCTGTACGGCCCCCGTCTCGGACCAGGAACTCCTGGCGGAGGCGGCCCTCGACACCCACCGCGTCGTCAACGTCCAGGAGATGGTGTCGAGTCGGGGCAACGTCCGCGTCGTCGGCGTCGCCGCCGACCTCGGCGAACTGATGGAACTCGCGGAGGACCTCATCGAAGCGGGACTGGAGATCGAGGAGCAGACGCTCATGCGCCACGAACACGTCCAGCCGTTCAACCACTTCGGCGAGAACGCAGCGGAGCAGAACTGA
- a CDS encoding NUDIX hydrolase → MTDDPLAWETTNRQVAYECPGFDIVTEDVRLPDGTETDFDYLVDDPAVVLLAFTPDGDVVLVEEWRQAVERVNRALPAGGVEGDEELAVAARRELREETGYEADTVERFATYEPANGISNAVHHYFVARGCEPTAEQDLDFNEAIRVTTESYDDLLTAVRDGDLLDGRTALGVLQYELG, encoded by the coding sequence ATGACCGACGACCCGCTCGCGTGGGAGACGACGAACCGCCAGGTCGCCTACGAGTGCCCGGGCTTCGACATCGTCACCGAGGACGTCCGCCTGCCGGACGGCACGGAGACGGACTTCGACTACCTCGTCGACGACCCCGCTGTCGTCCTGCTGGCGTTCACGCCGGACGGCGACGTCGTGCTCGTCGAGGAGTGGCGCCAGGCAGTCGAACGCGTCAACCGCGCGCTCCCCGCTGGCGGCGTCGAGGGCGACGAGGAGCTCGCCGTCGCGGCCCGGCGCGAACTCCGCGAGGAGACGGGCTACGAGGCCGACACCGTCGAGCGCTTCGCCACCTACGAACCCGCCAACGGCATCTCGAACGCCGTTCACCACTACTTCGTCGCACGGGGTTGTGAACCAACAGCGGAGCAGGACCTCGACTTCAACGAGGCGATTCGCGTGACGACGGAGTCCTACGACGACCTGCTCACGGCCGTCCGTGACGGTGACCTGCTGGACGGTCGGACGGCGCTCGGCGTGCTGCAGTACGAACTGGGCTAG
- a CDS encoding histidine kinase: protein MQYELERKRHEQELREREQYMSALVETAPECIKTLDEDGTMLQVNPAGVQLLEADAEADVVGTSIYDFVASEHRESFRQFNERICSGESGTFEYDVVGLEGTRRNMETHAAPLCHPDGSTSHVALTRDVTEQKERGVVLEKTVDQLQQSNDRLTQFAYAASHDLQEPLRMVSSYVRLLEDRYADELDEEAGEYIDFAVDGADRMRDMVDDLLAYSRVEQSDGTFESVDCGAVLDRVVGDLQVQVEETDADVDVADLPTVQADPDQLEQLFRNLVSNAVKYSGDDPPRVEVTAERCQDAWALSVADDGIGIDPEYNDRIFEVFKRLHHSDEYSGTGIGLSLCQEIVENHDGDIRVDSEPGEGSTFVVTLPDHEPTA from the coding sequence GTGCAGTACGAACTCGAACGCAAGCGCCACGAGCAGGAACTCCGCGAGCGCGAACAGTACATGAGCGCGCTCGTCGAGACGGCGCCCGAGTGCATCAAGACCCTCGACGAGGACGGCACCATGCTACAGGTGAACCCCGCCGGCGTGCAGTTGCTGGAAGCCGACGCGGAAGCCGACGTGGTCGGCACGTCCATCTACGACTTCGTCGCCTCCGAACATCGGGAGTCGTTCCGCCAGTTCAACGAGCGGATCTGTAGCGGTGAGAGCGGGACCTTCGAGTACGACGTCGTCGGCCTGGAGGGAACGCGCCGCAACATGGAGACGCACGCGGCGCCGCTGTGCCACCCCGACGGCTCGACCTCACACGTGGCGCTGACCCGCGACGTCACCGAGCAGAAGGAACGCGGAGTCGTCCTCGAGAAGACGGTCGACCAGCTCCAGCAGTCCAACGACCGCCTCACACAGTTCGCCTACGCCGCCTCCCACGACCTCCAGGAGCCCCTGCGGATGGTCTCCAGTTACGTCCGCTTGCTCGAGGACCGCTACGCCGACGAACTCGACGAGGAGGCCGGGGAGTACATCGACTTCGCCGTCGACGGCGCCGACCGGATGCGCGATATGGTCGACGACCTCCTCGCGTACTCGCGGGTCGAGCAGTCCGACGGGACCTTCGAGTCGGTGGACTGCGGGGCCGTCCTCGACCGGGTCGTCGGGGACCTCCAGGTGCAGGTCGAGGAGACTGACGCCGACGTCGACGTCGCGGACCTGCCGACCGTGCAGGCCGACCCCGACCAGCTCGAACAGCTGTTCCGCAACCTCGTCTCGAACGCCGTGAAGTACAGCGGGGACGACCCGCCCCGCGTCGAGGTCACCGCCGAGCGCTGCCAGGACGCCTGGGCGCTCTCGGTCGCCGACGACGGCATCGGCATCGACCCCGAGTACAACGACCGCATCTTCGAGGTGTTCAAGCGGCTCCACCACAGCGACGAGTACTCCGGGACGGGCATCGGGCTCTCGCTCTGCCAGGAGATCGTCGAGAACCACGACGGCGACATCCGGGTCGACTCGGAACCCGGCGAGGGGTCGACGTTCGTCGTGACGCTCCCCGACCACGAGCCGACCGCCTAG
- a CDS encoding tRNA-ribosyltransferase gives MTDYFEVHERDAAARVGELRLAESVTTPALADDVIRDAGSEWFQRQDRPEGDESALTVLPHRGFPSGTAAEVQESFAPDYPDVEFPSAAVVSPGTAEDFGADAYVLSGAPGFVGHGSAFRDAIVQTREAIPDDTALYLSGVATPRNVAVLVYAGVDLVDADRAVVRGTQGRYLTTEGAYDLADLDELPCSCGACQQPAESFDREDCVEHNVNVLRAELARVRRRIRDGRLRDYVEGQARHAAWTTAAFREFDQQYGYIEERTPVFRDDLLLSATEDTLRRVEIQRFAERVTTRYRKRLDGHPLLLVPCSAAKPYSESQSHRQFQDAASYRAHMVSMTSPIGVVPQELELTYPAQQYDSVVTGRWSAEEKEFVANVLRRYLERTDYSRVIAHIPPEGYRDVCERVASEVDVPFEFTVDDHPTTDESLGELNAALAGEDKIWVSEREEATLRAVADYYIGDGAGDELFADIEVQGRYPKLQALDADGEQLAALVPQYGSLSFTLAGADRWVDSDAPTKRVEIDGFVPEGSVLAPGILDASDDIRVGDEVVVEGPRAFAVGRATMPGPAMADATRGIAIHVRHSREK, from the coding sequence ATGACCGACTACTTCGAGGTCCACGAGCGCGACGCCGCGGCGCGCGTGGGCGAACTCCGCCTCGCGGAGTCCGTGACGACACCGGCGCTCGCGGACGACGTGATACGGGACGCGGGCAGCGAGTGGTTCCAGCGCCAGGACCGCCCCGAGGGCGACGAGTCGGCGCTGACCGTGCTGCCCCACCGCGGGTTCCCCTCCGGGACCGCCGCCGAGGTCCAGGAGTCGTTCGCGCCCGACTACCCGGACGTGGAGTTCCCGAGCGCCGCCGTCGTCTCCCCCGGGACCGCCGAGGACTTCGGCGCGGACGCATACGTCCTCTCGGGGGCGCCCGGGTTCGTCGGCCACGGGTCGGCGTTCCGGGACGCAATCGTGCAGACCCGTGAGGCGATTCCCGACGACACCGCGCTCTACCTCTCGGGAGTGGCGACGCCGCGGAACGTCGCCGTCCTCGTCTACGCGGGCGTCGACCTCGTGGACGCCGACCGCGCAGTCGTGCGCGGGACGCAGGGCCGCTACCTCACGACGGAGGGCGCCTACGACCTCGCTGACCTCGACGAACTCCCGTGTTCGTGTGGGGCCTGCCAGCAGCCAGCGGAGTCCTTCGACCGCGAGGACTGCGTCGAGCACAACGTCAACGTCCTGCGGGCGGAACTCGCGCGGGTGCGCCGCCGGATTCGCGACGGCCGCCTCCGGGATTACGTGGAGGGGCAGGCCCGCCACGCCGCGTGGACGACCGCGGCGTTCCGGGAGTTCGACCAGCAGTACGGCTACATAGAGGAGCGCACGCCCGTCTTCCGGGACGACCTGCTGCTCTCCGCGACGGAGGACACGCTCCGGCGCGTGGAGATCCAGCGCTTCGCCGAGCGCGTCACCACGCGCTACCGGAAGCGCCTCGACGGCCACCCTCTCCTCCTGGTTCCCTGTTCGGCGGCGAAGCCGTACAGCGAGAGCCAGAGCCACCGCCAGTTCCAGGACGCCGCCAGCTACCGCGCGCACATGGTGTCGATGACGTCGCCAATCGGCGTCGTCCCCCAGGAACTCGAACTCACCTACCCCGCCCAGCAGTACGACTCCGTGGTGACGGGGCGCTGGAGCGCCGAGGAGAAGGAGTTCGTCGCGAACGTGTTGCGGCGCTATCTCGAACGCACCGACTACTCCCGCGTCATCGCGCACATCCCGCCCGAGGGCTACCGCGACGTCTGCGAGCGGGTCGCCAGCGAGGTGGACGTCCCCTTCGAGTTCACGGTCGACGACCACCCGACGACAGACGAGAGCCTCGGGGAACTGAACGCCGCGCTCGCGGGCGAGGACAAGATCTGGGTCTCCGAACGTGAGGAGGCCACGCTCCGCGCGGTCGCGGACTACTACATCGGTGACGGCGCGGGCGACGAGCTATTCGCGGACATCGAGGTGCAGGGCCGCTACCCGAAACTGCAGGCCCTCGACGCCGACGGCGAGCAGCTCGCCGCGCTCGTCCCGCAGTACGGCTCGCTGTCGTTCACGCTCGCCGGCGCGGACCGCTGGGTCGACAGCGACGCGCCGACGAAGCGCGTGGAGATAGACGGCTTCGTCCCCGAGGGGAGCGTGCTCGCGCCCGGCATCCTCGACGCCAGCGACGACATCCGCGTCGGCGACGAGGTCGTCGTCGAGGGGCCGCGGGCGTTCGCCGTCGGGCGCGCGACGATGCCGGGTCCCGCGATGGCCGACGCCACCCGCGGCATCGCGATCCACGTGCGCCACTCCCGGGAGAAGTAA
- a CDS encoding kinase — protein sequence MSGERAARDAATTRRGPYLLVVCGLPGVGKTTVSEHAADALDGRLLRTDVVRKELFPDPDYTPEEREAVYDELFARAKETLRQRRSVVLDGTFTYREHRGDARRTAQEVGVPLSLVRVTCEENVVRERIRARTGDASDADFEIHQQYREEFEPIAGPFARVDNSGRLDETLAQVEALL from the coding sequence GTGAGCGGAGAGCGCGCCGCCAGGGACGCAGCGACCACGCGCCGTGGCCCGTACCTCCTCGTGGTGTGCGGGCTCCCGGGCGTCGGGAAGACGACCGTCTCCGAGCACGCCGCCGACGCCCTCGACGGCCGCCTGCTCCGCACGGACGTCGTCCGCAAGGAACTGTTCCCGGACCCCGACTACACCCCCGAGGAGCGCGAGGCCGTCTACGACGAACTGTTCGCCCGCGCGAAAGAGACGCTCCGTCAGCGCCGCTCCGTGGTCCTCGACGGGACGTTCACGTACCGCGAGCACCGCGGCGACGCCCGCCGCACCGCCCAGGAGGTCGGTGTCCCGCTCTCACTCGTCAGGGTCACCTGCGAGGAGAACGTCGTCCGCGAGCGCATCCGCGCGCGAACCGGCGACGCCAGCGACGCCGACTTCGAGATCCACCAGCAGTACCGCGAGGAGTTCGAACCCATCGCCGGCCCGTTCGCACGCGTCGACAACTCGGGTCGCCTCGACGAGACGCTCGCGCAGGTTGAGGCGCTGCTGTAG